The window ACTGTTTGCGTCATTCTGGAAGTCGACTGTGGCGTAATGCATCTGGTCTGCGGGACGACTGATGGTGGCATAAACATTCGGGGTTGTCTTTGGTTGCTGTTGCTGATCTTGGATCTCGTCGTAGTGATGATCTGCATTTTTTGCCTAAAGCAAGAAGAGAACAGATGTGACAGATGCATCTGCTGATCTGACATGCAAACTAAACCTGGACACCCATacctctgtgttttgtgttggcGTCTGTTCTGCTGAATCCCCTGCAGCGCAGCACactaagacaaagaaaaaacatttaaatacatgtAAACTAGAaggtatttttatgttttcatctcTATCTGTTATCTCTGAGTGAAGAACTCGTCACATAGACTGGGAATATTGGCATGACATGAACTGTTAGTTCAAAAGTTACACAATCAGTAAAAAAGGGATAAAGCTCATAAAACTGCAAATGCATAAGAAGCAAACATATTGTATATTTTGAAGGTTCACTTTAGTATATATTTAGTGAAGAATATTCATCATTTTGTCACACAGCCATCCCTCACCTTGTGTTTTGGGTAGTTTCCGTCTGCACAGTATCAACACGGTCACAACCACTAATATCCCGACCAGACACACAGTGATACCAGCAATCATTCCTACATTGTTTGAAGctgaaaaaatgtgaaaagtcaGGGGCAAAGTGTTAGAAACCCTCTACTAATTCTCGGATCGCAGGGAGTTGACGCCTATTTCCAGCCGGTTCAACtagataaaaaagtaaatacttgtagagaaacatttttctttcaacagGTACACACACCTGTGTTGCAGAagactttattattgtttgatATTTATGTCGGTGTACTCACCCACAGAAAGCTCCGTTGCGACGAATTCATTTTTGCCAGAAAGACACCAGTAAATTCCAGAGTCGGCCTCAGTCAGGTTTTTGATGTCCACAGAGAAggagtttgtttctttattgtcttttataTGAAACCTGCCCACGGCTTCTTGTGTTGTATTTATTATCTCCTTACAAACAAAAGGACGAGTTTCTTTGCACAGGACTTTCGTACCACTTTTCCATCTATCAGAATATTTACATGCAATGTGGGCTGTCTGTGAAGGAACATAATCCAGTTTCATCAAGTCAAATGTGTCCCTGTCTGGGGGGAGGACATAATAACTTTAGATTTCTGCAAGTTAATACATCCACAAGATTGTGGTGATAATTggtgaaataaaatcagcaaagttAGATTAATACTTACTCGAAATATAGAGGAAAACCTGACTTGAACACAtgatgtcatcatcatcatcatcatttttgcACACACCACACCAGTATCTGCCAGAATCCTGCTCAGTCAGTTTGGAAATGATCACTTGCCGGTTGTCACTTGTAAGTGAAAACTTATTTGGCAATTTCATTGACGATGATATATCATAGCACATATTGAGTTCTTCAGTGCAGAAATATCTCATGTTGTTTTGTGGATATTTGCAGTCGATTGTAACAGACTCTCCATTAAACTTAATGAAGTTCTCTGTTTCTTTACCTGAGAGATTTGAAGGACAAATGAATAATCAATTAATCAAAACaccactttttaaacaattaaagtaATACCTTTCTCTGTAGTAATCTGTTAAACTAAAGCTCATAAAGAAAAACTATGCACAGCTGTCCTTTAAGCTTCATTATTatatttcatgctttaaaagttaattttagagttgttacacaaaaagaaaaatattgtcaAATATGTGCCTGAAATTTGTTTCTCAAATGGTTACTCTTACTTTTGACATCAACCAGCTACCACCTCTCTGGATAAAAGATTTAGCTGCATGTTTCATGCATCTGTTGTACTTACAGTTTGTGATGCttggttttgtattttcagACGCAGACAGAAAACCTGCACTAACTAtcattaagaaaacaaaacaacaacaaaagcatttcACATTAATGCacacaatatttattaaaccCCCAAATATCTTCCCACAAGAAAAGGTTTTACCTGTCAGCAAGCAGAAAAAGGCTTTAAGTGATGTCTCCATCGTCACAGTCAGACAGTTTTATCCAAAACTGATTTTatggtaataaataaatctaatgtCTGATCTTTCAAAGACTCTCTGCTCGAATGAGAGTTTCAGCGTCTCCTCTCTTGCACATAACTAGAAACATTTGCATGGTGCTTATAAAAGGGGATgtggacacaaagacagaaataaacagtATCAGAAACGGCGAAGAGAAAGGCGTGACTTGACTCCCACCCAGAGCATCTTTCCAGCCCAGGATCTCATCACCTGTCTGTAATGAACCATAGCTGTAGCTCACAGAACAATGACCTCAGTGTAGCTGTTATCCTTCGATCAAAGTCAGGATAATATCAGATATTTAGATACTGACAGAGAGTATCAGTCATTCCCCAATAATGTCATAAGTTTATGAATGGTTTCTAACCAGAGGGAATGATGGAAAATTCAAAACGTGTAGCCTCAAACCTCTATGAAGATAAATCTTTTGCACTGTGtggatttgttgtttctgttgtttcagtagaagtaaaacaactgaaactatctttattattatcttcTCACCACATGGTGACAGAGGAACTTCAGgaaagacaaaataagaaaGTCACTGGATAGACTGCAGACAAAAGcttaattaaacaattaaatgtttattagtacattaaaaatgattggtgtgatttggtttttctatgggttttgtttatgttttatttttatttggtttgggtttttgttttgtttctattctgttgtatttgctttttgtttggtctcatgttcatgcttttgtattcactcctccccagtcacccttttgccttccttgccacgcccatctccacctgtctgccattatccccactcacctgtttccatttacctcgtcaaccccagtgttcaaatacctggtcatttctctcacaccctgtcggatcattgtttgtgttttgctgtatccatgttttgtttcctcgttgccttgccttgccatgCTATGCCTTGGATTTTTGCTGAGTttggtttgctgccacgtcagcggtttgtttttatttattttctttatttaataaattagtttttgtttttttggaaagatgagtctgcactctgggttcgcctccgtttcCATCCAGCATGACAATGATACTAAATACATTAATTTCTGGTTtacttttctgttctgttttttaagctttgagAGGGAGTCAAATCAGGTGTTtgcagttcttttattttgatgaacTTGCAACCTTCTAACCactgtgctgccatgttgtcaAGTTATagacatgttaaaaaaattgtgtgATCATCTTTATCTCCAAATAGTCACAAAGTCGTGGTGGTCAGGCAGCAGAGCTGTGTTTTGATGCCTGCAGGGGAACtccaaaaacattcagagtAAATGTCCAAGTCTAAAAACCACATAGATAGTCAATAATATTACTGGTTCAAATCTGCTCATCTTCATTTCGAAAGTGTATATTTATGTCTTAGGTGTTTCATCACctgttaaattaattttaacagtTTACTTCTGATGAGGAATTTTACTCCATTTGTGCTactattgtctttttttaattgtttatgctttattgtttatttattttttaaattatgtttaacACTTTGATTGACCTAGTATAACCAGTTTTAAGTACAAATTCTAAGACTTACCTCTAGATGGCGATATTGTCAAAAATTAGCATCTAGCTTCACTTATGGGtagaaatagttttaaagtttgctaAGAATTTGGATTAAGACTATTGcctgtaaaatatgtttttaaaaacatcatgtTGCAGTAAtacgtgtttgtttttcatttattgtcaCTCTGTGTTtccaaaaatgaaatatttttgttaagaGTCAGCAAAGGAAAAGCAACCTTGTGGATTCCAGTGAATCCCTCCAACAGATGAAGGGTAAAAGGttcaataaaagctgaaaaataaaaaagttacgCCACCTGCCACTTGCATCACAGTGGATAATAAATGCACAGCTAAACAGAAGTACTGATGTGCGTAACATGAATGTGTCCATGAACTGCttccacagaaaaacaaaagtggtcATTTTGTCGTTTTCTTTGCCAAACTGTGGGGCAATATTTCTGATCACATTCTTTGGTTTAtcagaaaaagattaaaaaagggCTCAGTCAACTCTTTCTTGTAGTTGTGTGACGTTTCCAGCTAAACTGCTTTGCATGTTcttatgtttaatttatttcaccCTTAATTCTTTTCTTACATAATTATAGGCACTACAGagataagatcattttaaaaggtaaCTTAAACTAATGATGATGtcagaaaagggaaaataaataaaataaactgtgcaAGAAATGCTTCAAATGCTGAAAACGCTCCTGATAAAACTGACCTGTttgctgtctttgtgtttcttaattTCAGCATTCCTTACCTCGCTCATCTTGTTCTTTAAACAATAAGCTTGGAGGCTGCCTATAAAGCGCGTTAATTACAGTGTGCAGTTACGCTGAAAGCATCCCTTTTGTAGCAACAATCTCTTTTTCCTTGCAGGGTCACTGGGGAGCTTCTATCTGCCTCCTTAAGTAATTGTAGGAGCCTCAAAGCAAAAGTCAAATTTAATCAGGATCACAGCTGATGTAATGTTAATAAACCTGCCAGCATCTCTAAACATTAAGCAGACAATAAACTGGGTAGTAAACCTGACTAAAAGTACATTATTGCCACATCAAATAATAACTGTATACCTTGATTtgtacacaaaaaataaaataaacacaaaaaatattgtttaagaACATCTGCAAGACTTACGCaacataattttctttaagTATGCAATAAAATCTACCAAACAcaagttaaatatatatattttttgtcacagtttgcGTTCTATAAGAAGTTGGTGAATGCACCTTTAGATGTGGACAGATCTGCGTTCAGACGTTACAGGAGCCTTTTGGTTCATATTTAACAGATGAATACGTGGTTGATTCTGTTTGAGACGTGACGCTTGTGCAGTCAGTGTTTTTCCTGAAGCTGACAGTGGCGTAAGACAGGTCGTCTGAGTTGGTCTGAGTCTCAGACGAAACGTTGGAGTAAATATTTCCTGCATCAACCCTGCTTGCATCTCGGTGCTGTTTAGACGGCGGACCACTCCTGCATTTCATTTCTTGATCCCCGTTGACAGAAGcagattttttctttgtggatgGTGTTGCACGTTTCATGTCGTTGTTATTTTCTGTAGggaaacaagttttaaaatgttctttttcagaAAGTGTTGCAATAAAAGCATTCTGCAGccataaacaattaaaagcagcaaacacatGTTGATgaattgtcttttttcttcttttacattatttatttccaGACAATATTTTCCTTACAGCGTAGCCtaatccaaaaaaaaactacgAATGAAATCCACATGCACTGTCAAATTTTTCATACATACTCtagctctaaaaaaaaacagtttcctgAGTAATTTGAGGTTAAGTTgtcaaatttttcatttttggaatAGATATGAAGTAACTTTTTAAGTACTTTCATACTGTTGAACTATGTTTTGTATGACTGAGTCTCAGCTCTGCTTGTCTCATGGGTTTAAAATCATAACAATGCAAAAATTCTTTGATGAATCGATTTCTTACCAGATGAGGTGCTCCGATCTCTTTTTCTGAGTCTGAAGAACAATCCAATGACTGCCaccagaaccaacagaaccacactGAGACCTGCTCCAATGTACGCCAGGTTCTCTGAAAAAAGAATAATCAAGGTGATGATTATGGCGTTTGTGATCAATGATGGTGAATCCCTTAAAACTCTTTCTGTGACACACTGCGCATGTAAAAATCATTTGCTTACGGGAACCCAGTGATTTGAGGTGGTCTCCTGAACTCTTTTCCTCTGAAAGCCAAACAAAAAGATgtctgttagttttgttttgttatttcatttgttttttccttaatctggtttattgtctttttttctcaatgtaagaatgattaaataagcaaataaaacaggaagtactTTAAGGATTTATGTAAAGTGCTCTCATCAAatctttaaagaaagtaaaaacaaaagaaatgcttttttcttGGTTTGGAATTAATGTAAGCTACAAATATGCAACAATGAACTCACTCACCTGCTTTTACTGTAATAATGACTTTATTATATGTGTCGATACCAACTCTTTCTATTCCACACCAGTAGGTTCCAGAGTCTTCAAGCTGCAGATCTGAGATTGTGACATAAAAAGTGTTTCCTTCATCTTTTATGCTGTATTTCTCATTGGAGTCTGTCTTTGACTTCCTGCTTGTTATCAGGATATCTCTTTCATAACATTCTCCCTTGCAGAAATATTTGACGTTGGTGTCAGCGTTGGAATGAGAGCACGTTATCATGATTGCTTGTCCAACTTCTCCTTTTAAGGCTTCAGTCTCCCATAACcctgaacaaaacacacagacaaaaccagTGAGTAGATTTACTTTGTACTATCAAAAGATAAACGTatcttgtttaataaaactgttccttCCAGAGTGATCCATACAGCCTCACTGACTGATGCTGGTTAAAGATGAGATTTCgtcccacagcagtgtgtgaccatgttggtgagcagcatgaggaggagatACCAGgctgttttggctgttttatggttcttccacatgctactgaggcccctgtttgttaaatgactACTTTCTTAAATTGccaatatgtcttgtttcttcataCTTCAGTtcataaaaggttaaaaaacaaaaacaactggacttctattctgtagttgaagacgtttcgcttctcatccaaggagctttctcagttcaactcactgatgggccactctggtcacaagCAACACCTGCACTCTGGTCACAAGCAACAcctgtgaccaga of the Kryptolebias marmoratus isolate JLee-2015 linkage group LG3, ASM164957v2, whole genome shotgun sequence genome contains:
- the LOC108241461 gene encoding uncharacterized protein LOC108241461, whose amino-acid sequence is MKIRMIITIIFLLDGLWETEALKGEVGQAIMITCSHSNADTNVKYFCKGECYERDILITSRKSKTDSNEKYSIKDEGNTFYVTISDLQLEDSGTYWCGIERVGIDTYNKVIITVKAEEKSSGDHLKSLGSQNLAYIGAGLSVVLLVLVAVIGLFFRLRKRDRSTSSENNNDMKRATPSTKKKSASVNGDQEMKCRSGPPSKQHRDASRVDAGNIYSNVSSETQTNSDDLSYATVSFRKNTDCTSVTSQTESTTYSSVKYEPKGSCNTGDEILGWKDALGKTFSCGKIFGGLINIVCINVKCFCCCFVFLMIVSAGFLSASENTKPSITNCKETENFIKFNGESVTIDCKYPQNNMRYFCTEELNMCYDISSSMKLPNKFSLTSDNRQVIISKLTEQDSGRYWCGVCKNDDDDDDIMCSSQVFLYISNRDTFDLMKLDYVPSQTAHIACKYSDRWKSGTKVLCKETRPFVCKEIINTTQEAVGRFHIKDNKETNSFSVDIKNLTEADSGIYWCLSGKNEFVATELSVASNNVGMIAGITVCLVGILVVVTVLILCRRKLPKTQVCCAAGDSAEQTPTQNTEAKNADHHYDEIQDQQQQPKTTPNVYATISRPADQMHYATVDFQNDANSLDKNPSFDKSESHPPAEITLYSTVRNMEEQ